Proteins from a genomic interval of Arvicola amphibius chromosome 10, mArvAmp1.2, whole genome shotgun sequence:
- the LOC119824341 gene encoding claudin-4-like translates to MARQQLEVVSTSLVRLGWLVTIICCALPFWRGTKVSEEMIIWEGLWDMCEAQGLEILRCVKYSRFTLPQDIQVSRVLVVICIVITWMGLVLDRYQEDSACEPNTSTKGKMMVLTSVLFLGLGVLLLLVSVSWVTHNVVKGNSLSLLLMETMMGVSLYLGWLSSLLLLLGGALLGGAHLWYKAPTNNDQPSSPEGSRDGPSSENNE, encoded by the coding sequence ATGGCTCGCCAGCAACTGGAAGTAGTCAGCACGTCTCTGGtcaggctgggctggctggtcACCATTATCTGCTGTGCCCTACCCTTCTGGCGTGGTACAAAGGTTTCTGAAGAGATGATAATTTGGGAAGGGCTGTGGGACATGTGTGAGGCTCAAGGACTTGAGATCCTACGGTGTGTGAAATACTCACGCTTTACACTACCGCAGGACATCCAGGTGTCTCGAGTTCTGGTGGTCATCTGCATCGTCATCACCTGGATGGGTTTGGTGCTGGACAGGTACCAGGAAGACAGCGCATGTGAGCCAAATACAAGCACTAAAGGAAAGATGATGGTGTTGACAAGTGTGTTGTTCCTGGGGCTtggtgtgctgctgctgctggtgtctgTGTCCTGGGTAACACACAATGTTGTCAAaggcaactctctctctctgctgctcatggaaaCCATGATGGGAGTCTCACTCTACCTGGGCTGGCTCAGctccctgctgcttctgctgggagGGGCCCTTCTAGGAGGGGCCCACCTGTGGTACAAGGCCCCAACGAACAATGACCAGCCCAGTTCTCCTGAGGGCTCCAGGGATGGGCCCTCCTCAGAGAACAATGAATAA